From the genome of Triticum aestivum cultivar Chinese Spring unplaced genomic scaffold, IWGSC CS RefSeq v2.1 scaffold168222, whole genome shotgun sequence:
CAGGCCCGCAGGTCGGGTGCCAACACACTGAGCAACGAAGAAATCGTCGGGGAATGCAAGACTTTCTTTGCCACAGGGACAATTACCAGCACAACCCTCCTTGCTTGGACAATGTTCCTGATCAGCATCTACCCACAGTGGCAGGCGAAGATCAGGGAGGAAGTCCTCCGTGAATGCCATGAAGAGGAACAAGGTGAGGTATTGAGCATCAACATTCTCGGGAAACTGAAGCTGGTACGTATACCCAATTACACATCCGTGtatatataattatatatataGTTCATGTTTTTCAATATCACTATATAAAGCTAACAACTTAATTTCTTGTCATCCTTGTGTAGCTTAATATGGTTCTCCCTGAGACACTAAGGCTCTATAATCCTATACCGTTCATGACAAGAAGGGTCgcctctgataccatcttgtaaagCATCAAGGTCCCGAAAGGAACCGTGATAACCATTCCTATCGCAATGTCGCATAGGGACAAGGAGGTCTGGGGGGCTGACTCCGACGAGTTCAATCCCATGAG
Proteins encoded in this window:
- the LOC123177313 gene encoding cytochrome P450 709B1-like, which encodes MHVMETRFRNNAAHREDLLGLMIQARRSGANTLSNEEIVGECKTFFATGTITSTTLLAWTMFLISIYPQWQAKIREEVLRECHEEEQGEVLSINILGKLKLLNMVLPETLRLYNPIPFMTRRVASDTIL